A window of [Ruminococcus] lactaris ATCC 29176 genomic DNA:
GAATCCTATCGCCTTCTAGCAAGCTGGCTAGCTATGACTATTGTCAAACACTGTTAGAGCCACCTAAATACAGTCTGCAGGATGTTTACCGCTCTCTTTCTGTGATTGCAGAAGAATCGGATTTTATTCAAAGTGAACTTTACAAGAATTCTAATTTCCTTTATCCAAGAAATAATCGTATCCTCTATTACGATTGCACAAACTACTATTTCGAAATTGAAGAGGAAAGCGATTCTAAGCGTTATGGTAAAAGTAAGGAAAACCGTCCGAATCCAATTGTAACTATGGGATTATTTATGGATGCTGATGGTATTCCTCTTGCTTTTGATGTTTATCCAGGAAATCAAAATGAACAGACAACTTTAAAGCCTTTAGAATCAAAAATTCTCCAGGACTTTAACTGCAGTGAATTCATCTATTGTTCTGATTCCGGACTTGGAAGTGCTGCGAACAGAAGATTTAACAGTCTTGGAAACCGGGCATACATCATCACTCATTCTCTTAAAAAGATGAAGAAAGAAGATCGTGAGATTGCTCTGAACCCTACGCAGTTTCGTAAAGTCGGTAGCACAAAATTCATAGATCTGCGTACACTTGATGAAACTGATGAAGAAGTTTATAACACTGTTTATTACAAAGAAGTTCCCGTGGTTACAGGAAACATGGATGAAACTCTGATTGTTACTTATTCTCCAAAATATAAAGCATACCAAAGAAGAATTCGTGACCGCCAAATCGAACATGCTGAAAAGATCATCAACACACCTGGGCGTAAACGAAAAGGAAAAAATCAGAATGATCCAATGCGTTTTGTAAAGAAGACTTCTGTGACGCCAGATGGGGAAATCGCTAATAAACAAGTATACAATATCGATGAAGAACAGATTCAAAAAGAAGAAATGTATGATGGTTTTTATGCTGTTATTACAAATCTGGAAGGTGATGTCTCTGAAATCATACGGATTAACAAACAGCGTTGGGAAATAGAAGAAAACTTTAGAATTATGAAAACCGAATTTGAAGCTAGACCAGTCTATGTACGAAGAGAGGAGCGAATAAAAGCTCATTTCATGACTTGCTATATCAGTCTTCTTCTTTATCGGTTATTAGAAAAGAAACTTGGAGATGCTTATACGGTCAGTCAGATACTTGGGACATTACGTTCTATGCAAATGACACTACTAAATACAGCAAGTGGTTATATTCCTTCCTACACAAGAACAGAATTAACGGATTCTCTGCACAAAACATTCGGCTTTAGAACGGATTATGAATTCATTACAAAAGCCTCCATGCGAACAATCAT
This region includes:
- a CDS encoding IS1634 family transposase; this encodes MYIALTGSENNKDVYIYHSFRKENGKSSSRIYKKLGKYNTLLEQFDGDRDKMMAWAREQADKETKLYKEATGKISVEFSKAACIPMNERRSFNVGYLFLQELCTQLRIDKICRTIKERHKYKYNLQAILTDLVYARILSPSSKLASYDYCQTLLEPPKYSLQDVYRSLSVIAEESDFIQSELYKNSNFLYPRNNRILYYDCTNYYFEIEEESDSKRYGKSKENRPNPIVTMGLFMDADGIPLAFDVYPGNQNEQTTLKPLESKILQDFNCSEFIYCSDSGLGSAANRRFNSLGNRAYIITHSLKKMKKEDREIALNPTQFRKVGSTKFIDLRTLDETDEEVYNTVYYKEVPVVTGNMDETLIVTYSPKYKAYQRRIRDRQIEHAEKIINTPGRKRKGKNQNDPMRFVKKTSVTPDGEIANKQVYNIDEEQIQKEEMYDGFYAVITNLEGDVSEIIRINKQRWEIEENFRIMKTEFEARPVYVRREERIKAHFMTCYISLLLYRLLEKKLGDAYTVSQILGTLRSMQMTLLNTASGYIPSYTRTELTDSLHKTFGFRTDYEFITKASMRTIIKETKQIKSKKS